The following are encoded together in the Nitrospiria bacterium genome:
- a CDS encoding YncE family protein, with amino-acid sequence MKRGELIFSSLVILTVAVGGLAGCGTTSDSAKKPYASENWMLKGPDADKDEAMWSAIRQEPLRVVAGPSDQQLYLLRAKAGEGMLLQVDRRSRQAVSHVAVGSAPIFMAISADGKEGYVANHLSDSVSVVDLAAQRVTATIPVGRNPMRAALTPSGKFLYVSNHGSDDLSIIDTASNRVVRTIPVGSRPCGIAFSPDGRFAYVVDHGFTDMAVIDTVSDKILRRVEVGQAPMAVAVTPDGRRAYVANDGANSVAVVDLTSFEVTRSIPVGEGPMEIALTPDGKTAYVLNQHSSTLSLIDTATGTVRKTLDAGTSPRSIALSADGKNVFLTNYGEENLSVIDTAGQRVVQHYRIPLM; translated from the coding sequence ATGAAAAGGGGCGAATTGATCTTTTCAAGTCTCGTCATCCTGACGGTTGCGGTTGGAGGGCTGGCCGGCTGCGGCACGACTTCCGATTCGGCGAAGAAGCCATACGCGTCCGAGAACTGGATGCTGAAGGGCCCGGATGCCGACAAGGATGAGGCGATGTGGAGCGCGATCCGTCAGGAGCCGCTTCGCGTGGTGGCGGGTCCGTCGGACCAGCAGCTCTATCTCCTCCGGGCCAAGGCGGGCGAGGGGATGCTCTTGCAGGTGGACCGTCGGTCCCGGCAGGCGGTGAGCCATGTGGCCGTGGGGAGCGCCCCGATCTTCATGGCGATCTCGGCCGACGGGAAGGAGGGCTACGTGGCCAATCATCTTTCCGATTCGGTCTCGGTCGTCGACCTCGCCGCGCAACGGGTGACGGCGACGATCCCGGTCGGGCGCAATCCGATGCGTGCGGCCCTGACCCCTTCCGGGAAATTTCTCTACGTCAGCAACCACGGATCGGATGATCTCTCCATCATCGATACGGCCTCCAATCGGGTCGTCCGGACCATCCCGGTGGGCAGCCGCCCCTGCGGGATCGCCTTTTCGCCAGACGGCCGCTTCGCCTACGTCGTCGATCACGGGTTCACCGACATGGCCGTGATCGATACCGTGTCGGATAAAATCCTCCGGCGGGTCGAGGTCGGCCAGGCGCCCATGGCCGTCGCCGTGACGCCGGACGGAAGGCGGGCCTACGTCGCCAACGACGGGGCGAACAGCGTCGCGGTCGTGGACCTGACGAGCTTTGAGGTCACCCGGTCCATCCCGGTGGGAGAGGGGCCGATGGAAATCGCCCTCACGCCGGACGGGAAGACCGCCTATGTATTAAACCAACACTCCAGCACCCTTTCTCTGATCGACACGGCCACCGGGACGGTCCGGAAGACCCTGGACGCGGGTACGTCGCCGCGGTCCATCGCCCTTTCGGCCGACGGGAAGAACGTCTTCCTCACGAATTACGGCGAGGAGAATCTCTCGGTGATCGATACCGCGGGACAACGGGTGGTGCAGCATTACCGAATCCCCTTGATGTAA
- a CDS encoding YncE family protein, giving the protein MIKKTVALPILGMVLYMIMGCGGLSRNQTSASAPEGSPTQFQEKGEDQEINHPLSEKIYDYNSEDAVWIYRVMRQSPLKVALSPDDRTLYLLRTAKADDNGTLLILDRVNYGITGRVEIGKVPIALALTPDGKELYVANHLSDTVSVVDTATQKVIQTIPVGHRPIRIAIAPSGDYAYVTNHGSDSISILNLATHLVDGEIPVGHWPCGIVFDPEGKYAYVVHHGGQEMAVIETATSLIVKRIKVGKMPMGLGITPDGRTILVANEGSDTISVVDTARLEVVKTVSVGEGPVEVSFSPDGKAAYVIHARSNDLSVIDTNEGRVVATLPVGHFPGSMALTADGRFLYVTHEGRSDVTLMDTEKKSVVGQYDKVPL; this is encoded by the coding sequence ATGATTAAAAAGACGGTCGCCTTGCCCATCCTTGGTATGGTCCTATACATGATTATGGGTTGCGGAGGATTATCGCGGAATCAAACTTCCGCGTCGGCGCCGGAGGGTTCCCCTACTCAATTCCAGGAAAAAGGTGAGGATCAGGAAATAAACCATCCGCTTTCAGAGAAAATTTATGATTATAATTCGGAAGACGCGGTCTGGATCTACCGTGTCATGCGGCAGAGTCCCCTGAAGGTCGCCCTTTCTCCCGACGACCGCACGCTCTATCTCCTTCGGACCGCGAAGGCGGACGATAACGGGACGCTCCTGATTCTGGATCGGGTGAATTACGGGATCACCGGCCGGGTAGAGATCGGAAAAGTGCCGATCGCGCTGGCCCTGACCCCCGACGGTAAAGAACTGTATGTCGCGAACCATTTGTCGGACACCGTATCAGTGGTGGATACAGCGACACAAAAGGTCATCCAGACGATTCCGGTCGGCCATCGCCCGATCCGGATCGCGATCGCCCCGTCGGGAGACTACGCCTACGTGACGAATCACGGGTCGGACAGCATCTCGATTCTGAACCTGGCGACCCATCTGGTGGACGGGGAAATCCCGGTCGGACATTGGCCCTGCGGGATCGTCTTTGATCCAGAGGGGAAGTACGCCTACGTCGTTCATCACGGCGGGCAGGAGATGGCGGTGATCGAGACCGCCACCTCCCTGATCGTCAAGCGCATCAAGGTCGGAAAGATGCCGATGGGGTTGGGAATCACCCCGGACGGCCGGACGATCCTCGTGGCGAACGAGGGTTCCGATACGATCTCGGTCGTGGACACGGCCCGGCTCGAAGTCGTGAAAACCGTTTCCGTTGGTGAAGGTCCGGTCGAGGTGAGCTTCAGCCCGGACGGGAAGGCCGCGTATGTCATCCATGCCCGGTCCAACGACCTGTCGGTGATCGATACGAACGAAGGGCGGGTGGTCGCGACGCTCCCGGTGGGTCATTTCCCGGGCTCGATGGCGCTGACGGCCGACGGCCGGTTTCTCTATGTCACCCATGAGGGGCGGAGCGATGTCACCCTGATGGATACCGAAAAGAAGAGCGTGGTCGGCCAATACGACAAGGTTCCGCTTTAG